Proteins encoded together in one Chryseobacterium taklimakanense window:
- a CDS encoding heavy metal translocating P-type ATPase: MSKECCSTDDNPSKIKQNSPVAEHGNENHDHDPDHGHDHDHSHDTDGKTAFQLFLPSVISFVLLMTGLALDYWLKPDWFAGWFRIALYLLAYLPVGLPVIKEAIHSIRYSDFFSEFFLMTIATVGAFAIGEYPEAVAVMLFYSVGEVFQSMAVNRAKGNIKTLLDQRPDEVTVLENQIPKTIKAEKAKIGEIIQLKPGEKLALDGELLSESASFNTAALTGESKPDTKKKGDIVLAGMINLNSVSHVKISTEYQDSKLSKILELVQNATSQKAPTELFIRKFAKVYTPIVVFLAIAITLLPYFFVENYVFKSWLYRALVFLVISCPCALVISIPLGYFGGIGAASRNGILFKGSNFLDVLAKIQNVVMDKTGTMTEGVFKVQNVHFQEGFNKAIMLQYLNALESKSTHPIATAIHEYAGEADNSISIENAEEIPGHGLKAIVQGKEMLAGNFKLMDKFGIPYNINHSDVSDTLIAVAYDGRFVGYITISDQIKQDAAQTIGELKRLGVKTTMLSGDKSAVVNAVAQKLGISSAFGDLLPEDKVNKINEIKAKNETVAFVGDGVNDAPVIALSDVGIAMGGLGSDATIETADVVIQDDRPSKIPMAIKIGKATKTIVWQNISLAFFVKAVVLILGAGGLATMWEAVFADVGVALLAVLNAVRIQKMTFSK; the protein is encoded by the coding sequence ATGTCGAAAGAATGCTGCAGCACCGATGATAATCCATCGAAAATAAAACAGAATTCACCAGTGGCGGAACACGGGAACGAAAACCATGACCACGACCCGGACCACGGGCACGATCACGACCACTCACACGATACGGATGGCAAAACGGCGTTCCAACTATTTCTGCCGTCGGTCATTTCATTTGTATTGCTGATGACAGGCTTGGCGCTGGATTATTGGCTGAAACCGGATTGGTTTGCGGGGTGGTTCAGGATTGCGCTTTATTTGCTGGCTTACCTTCCGGTAGGTCTTCCGGTGATTAAAGAGGCAATACACAGCATCCGGTACAGCGATTTTTTTTCAGAATTTTTTTTGATGACGATTGCGACGGTGGGAGCGTTTGCAATTGGGGAATATCCGGAAGCTGTGGCGGTGATGCTGTTTTATTCGGTGGGCGAAGTGTTTCAGTCAATGGCTGTAAACCGCGCAAAAGGCAATATAAAAACCTTACTTGACCAAAGGCCGGACGAAGTGACAGTTCTTGAAAATCAAATTCCGAAAACCATAAAAGCCGAAAAGGCAAAAATCGGAGAAATCATCCAGCTCAAACCCGGCGAAAAGCTGGCTCTGGACGGTGAACTGCTTTCAGAAAGTGCCTCTTTTAACACTGCAGCGCTGACCGGCGAAAGCAAACCCGACACGAAGAAGAAAGGCGATATTGTTTTGGCTGGAATGATCAACCTGAACTCGGTTTCACACGTAAAAATAAGTACCGAATACCAGGACAGCAAACTTTCCAAAATCCTGGAACTGGTTCAGAATGCAACTTCACAAAAAGCGCCGACCGAACTTTTCATCCGGAAATTCGCAAAGGTTTATACGCCGATCGTGGTTTTTCTGGCGATTGCGATTACGCTTCTGCCCTACTTTTTTGTTGAAAACTATGTTTTTAAAAGTTGGCTTTACCGCGCTCTTGTTTTTCTGGTGATTTCCTGTCCGTGTGCTTTGGTGATCAGTATTCCACTGGGATATTTCGGGGGAATCGGTGCAGCGAGCCGGAACGGCATTTTATTTAAAGGCAGCAATTTTCTGGATGTGTTGGCTAAAATTCAAAACGTTGTGATGGACAAAACCGGTACGATGACTGAAGGCGTTTTTAAGGTGCAGAATGTTCACTTCCAGGAAGGTTTTAACAAGGCCATAATGCTGCAGTATCTGAACGCGCTTGAAAGCAAATCGACACACCCCATTGCTACAGCGATTCACGAATATGCGGGTGAGGCTGACAATTCCATCAGTATCGAAAATGCTGAAGAAATTCCGGGACACGGACTGAAAGCGATTGTTCAGGGAAAGGAAATGCTCGCCGGAAATTTTAAACTGATGGATAAATTCGGCATTCCATACAATATCAATCATTCCGACGTGTCGGATACACTGATTGCTGTGGCTTATGATGGGCGGTTTGTCGGCTACATTACCATTTCTGACCAGATCAAACAAGATGCAGCGCAAACCATCGGAGAACTGAAGCGGCTTGGCGTAAAAACCACGATGCTCAGCGGCGACAAGTCAGCAGTTGTGAATGCAGTGGCTCAAAAACTGGGAATCAGCAGTGCTTTCGGCGATCTTTTGCCGGAAGACAAAGTGAATAAAATAAACGAAATAAAGGCTAAAAATGAAACTGTAGCGTTTGTCGGCGACGGCGTGAACGATGCGCCGGTTATAGCTTTAAGCGATGTTGGAATTGCAATGGGCGGCCTTGGAAGCGATGCCACGATTGAAACCGCAGATGTGGTCATTCAGGATGACCGCCCATCAAAAATTCCGATGGCTATTAAAATCGGAAAAGCGACAAAAACCATTGTGTGGCAGAATATTTCACTGGCTTTTTTCGTGAAAGCCGTGGTGCTTATTCTTGGTGCCGGCGGCTTGGCAACGATGTGGGAAGCGGTTTTTGCAGATGTCGGTGTAGCTTTGCTTGCGGTTTTAAATGCGGTAAGAATTCAGAAGATGACATTTTCAAAATGA
- a CDS encoding S46 family peptidase — protein MKRNIIIAGFFLSSIFPLAQQYGGMWIPTEVNEKEMKELGMKISAKDIWDTTKPSIKDAVVQFNGGCTAEIISPKGLLLTNHHCGYGQIQKHSSVKNDYLADGFWAKNNGEELPNAGVTVDFIADIKDVTPQILGNTKNLEAKQAEDVIKNNIETVTKSFKIEPYQKVVIKPMYYGNKYYAYIIDTYKDVRLVGAPPSSIGKFGSDTDNWVFPRHTGDFSLFRIYADKNNKPAEYSKDNVPYRPKHFLPVSIKDKKEGDFTFVFGFPGRTTEYLPSIAVEKIMNETDPAMIDVRDVALKTLDEKMRTDQATKIKYASKYASVANYWKKWIGEVEGLKKSNAVGKKQKYEQALIAKNPAIKTTIDEFNRLYTAQAPYALSRAYYTEVVRNAEALTLANNYYNFINAVESGRMDAKTLESFKNRMNSFYKDYDGELDAKVTAKVLALYANRVPAQYLPAGFEKFKDVNQNLKTVEEWSKNSVITGRGSLNGATAYSDLNKVFADQKALVQNLKKDPLMQLFTSMREAYMKNTDPKYNEYQSQIDALQKKYMAQQMETDRDRKFFPDANSTLRVTYGKVAGSNPKDALYYGYQTHLSGVMEKYIPGDYEFDVPQKLIDLYNKKDYGIYKNSTGDVPVNFTATNHTTGGNSGSPALDANGNLIGLNFDRQWEGTMSDINYDPKFSRNIMVDTKYILFIIDKFANAKWLIDEMKVVK, from the coding sequence ATGAAGAGAAATATTATAATCGCGGGCTTCTTCCTGAGTTCTATTTTTCCGTTGGCACAGCAGTACGGCGGAATGTGGATCCCGACAGAAGTGAATGAAAAGGAAATGAAAGAACTGGGGATGAAAATTTCCGCTAAGGACATCTGGGACACCACTAAACCAAGCATCAAAGATGCTGTGGTTCAGTTCAACGGTGGCTGTACCGCTGAAATCATTTCGCCAAAAGGACTGTTGCTTACCAACCACCACTGTGGTTACGGACAGATCCAGAAACATTCTTCAGTGAAAAATGACTATTTGGCGGACGGATTCTGGGCAAAAAACAACGGTGAGGAACTTCCAAATGCAGGCGTAACGGTTGATTTCATCGCGGACATCAAGGATGTGACCCCGCAAATTTTAGGAAACACGAAAAACCTGGAAGCAAAGCAGGCTGAAGATGTGATTAAAAACAACATCGAAACCGTTACAAAATCCTTTAAAATTGAGCCTTACCAAAAAGTGGTGATCAAGCCGATGTATTACGGAAACAAGTATTACGCTTATATCATCGATACTTATAAGGATGTGCGTTTGGTGGGCGCACCGCCAAGTTCAATCGGCAAATTCGGTTCGGACACGGATAACTGGGTTTTCCCGCGCCACACCGGAGATTTCTCCTTATTCAGGATTTATGCAGATAAAAACAACAAGCCGGCAGAATACAGCAAGGACAATGTGCCGTACAGGCCAAAACATTTCCTTCCGGTTTCCATAAAAGACAAGAAAGAAGGCGATTTCACTTTCGTTTTTGGATTCCCGGGCAGAACGACCGAGTATCTTCCGTCGATTGCCGTTGAGAAAATCATGAATGAAACCGATCCTGCGATGATCGACGTACGCGATGTTGCTTTGAAAACACTTGACGAAAAAATGCGTACCGACCAGGCAACGAAAATTAAATACGCTTCTAAATATGCTTCTGTTGCCAATTACTGGAAAAAATGGATCGGCGAAGTTGAAGGCCTGAAAAAATCAAATGCCGTTGGTAAAAAACAAAAATACGAGCAGGCTTTAATCGCAAAAAATCCAGCGATAAAAACCACGATTGATGAATTCAACAGGCTTTACACCGCACAGGCACCGTATGCGCTCAGCCGCGCTTATTACACCGAAGTTGTAAGAAATGCCGAAGCTTTAACGCTTGCCAACAATTATTACAATTTCATCAATGCCGTAGAGAGCGGTAGAATGGATGCCAAAACTCTGGAATCTTTCAAAAACAGGATGAACTCTTTTTACAAAGATTATGACGGCGAGCTGGATGCGAAGGTAACGGCGAAAGTTTTGGCGCTTTATGCCAACCGTGTTCCGGCGCAGTATTTACCGGCAGGTTTTGAAAAATTTAAGGATGTCAACCAAAACCTTAAAACTGTTGAAGAATGGTCTAAAAATTCAGTGATCACAGGAAGAGGATCATTGAACGGCGCAACAGCCTACTCAGACCTTAATAAAGTTTTTGCAGATCAGAAAGCTCTGGTTCAAAACCTTAAAAAAGATCCGCTGATGCAGCTTTTCACCTCGATGAGAGAAGCTTATATGAAAAATACGGATCCGAAATATAACGAATACCAGTCCCAGATCGATGCCCTCCAGAAAAAATATATGGCGCAGCAAATGGAAACTGACAGGGACAGAAAATTTTTCCCGGATGCGAACTCTACATTGCGTGTCACTTACGGAAAAGTAGCTGGTTCCAATCCAAAAGACGCTTTGTATTACGGTTACCAAACCCACCTTTCCGGAGTGATGGAAAAATACATTCCGGGGGATTATGAGTTTGATGTGCCACAGAAACTGATCGACCTTTACAACAAGAAAGATTACGGAATCTATAAAAACAGCACAGGCGATGTTCCGGTAAACTTCACCGCTACCAACCACACCACCGGCGGAAATTCCGGCAGTCCTGCTTTGGATGCCAACGGAAACCTGATCGGGCTGAACTTTGACAGACAGTGGGAAGGTACCATGAGCGATATCAATTACGACCCAAAATTTTCGCGAAACATCATGGTGGATACAAAATACATCCTGTTCATCATCGATAAATTTGCCAATGCAAAATGGCTGATTGATGAAATGAAAGTGGTGAAATAA
- a CDS encoding alpha/beta hydrolase family protein, with translation MNIERNTEIKNPETKPFLADAFYPENSEKLPLVFFAHGYKGYKDWGAWDLMAEKIAAAGYCFVKFNFSHNGTTVENPKSFDDLEAFGNNNFTKELSDYNAVISHFINGKQIDPERVAIIGHSRGGGISVIQAYEDERVKALINLAGVSHFGYRFPSGDRLQGWETDGVMYSENSRTKQQMPHYYQFFEDYKTYEERFNIQYAAQHLEKPFLIIQGTNDEAVKDKEAYLLHEWNKTSELFVLEGANHVFGAKEPWESDALPNDLELATDRMIEFLQSNL, from the coding sequence ATGAACATAGAGCGTAATACTGAAATAAAAAATCCTGAGACTAAACCATTTTTAGCGGATGCTTTCTATCCTGAAAATTCAGAAAAGCTGCCATTAGTGTTTTTTGCCCACGGTTACAAAGGTTATAAAGACTGGGGAGCCTGGGATTTGATGGCGGAAAAAATTGCAGCGGCAGGATATTGCTTTGTGAAATTCAACTTCTCGCATAACGGTACCACCGTAGAAAATCCGAAGTCGTTCGATGATCTGGAAGCTTTTGGAAATAATAATTTTACTAAGGAACTTTCAGATTATAACGCCGTAATCTCTCATTTCATCAACGGGAAACAAATTGATCCTGAACGCGTAGCGATTATCGGTCACAGCAGAGGCGGCGGTATTTCGGTGATTCAGGCTTATGAAGATGAAAGGGTAAAAGCGTTGATTAATTTGGCGGGCGTAAGTCATTTCGGTTACCGTTTTCCTTCCGGCGACCGTTTGCAGGGTTGGGAAACTGATGGTGTGATGTATTCGGAAAATTCAAGAACCAAACAGCAGATGCCGCATTATTATCAGTTTTTTGAAGATTACAAAACCTATGAAGAACGCTTCAATATTCAGTACGCTGCCCAGCATCTTGAAAAGCCTTTCCTCATTATTCAGGGAACCAATGACGAGGCGGTTAAAGATAAGGAAGCCTATCTTTTGCACGAATGGAACAAAACGTCAGAACTTTTTGTATTGGAAGGTGCCAACCATGTCTTTGGAGCAAAAGAGCCCTGGGAATCTGACGCTTTGCCTAACGATTTGGAGTTGGCGACGGACAGGATGATTGAGTTTCTTCAAAGCAATTTATAA
- a CDS encoding ABC1 kinase family protein, giving the protein MELKHLDNYVKFFSFILKYYNSDVMKTASSTVLSPIETAENAEEYSQKPEELVEDLKKMGPTYIKLGQLLSTRPDLLPDQYLDALATLQEDVETIPYEEVEKIIEEEIGTKIKNAFALFDTAPLASASIGQVHRAVLPSGRMVVVKVQRPGVRQKFIDDLNSLKSMADFAVNNSKEARKFALNDVIEELRFILLNELDYNKEFQNLVTIRENLRKYSHIVIPEPIKEYSSGKVLTMDYIDGKKITSVSKLKQIETDFTPMIDDLVEAYMQQIIVDGFAHADPHPGNIHLTKDDHIALMDLGMVAKFSPKLQEKIMMLLVGMSKRDGDAITDALLEMSEVDQKIVSLDNFRKNINRLVMDSISNNAEDMETGRVLIQMNRIAADEGIKLAVELNILGKILLNMDQIVAVLTPKYDLQKAIKKFMEKMVNKKFKQELKPENIYGLLLDNKKLAENLPGRLNKITENLAANQFELKVNALDEDRLTDGFQKVANRITSGLIIAAMIIGAALLMRIPSSYSVMGYGILPFIFFMIAIGLGLYLVYNIMFKDENYKKK; this is encoded by the coding sequence ATGGAACTGAAACATCTGGATAATTACGTTAAATTCTTTTCATTTATATTAAAATATTACAACAGCGATGTGATGAAAACCGCATCCTCAACCGTTTTAAGCCCAATTGAAACAGCAGAAAATGCTGAAGAATACAGCCAAAAACCCGAAGAGCTTGTAGAAGATCTGAAGAAAATGGGGCCTACCTATATCAAGTTGGGACAGCTGCTTTCCACGAGGCCTGATCTGTTGCCGGATCAATATCTGGATGCTTTGGCTACTCTTCAGGAGGATGTGGAAACCATTCCATACGAGGAGGTTGAGAAAATAATTGAAGAAGAAATCGGCACTAAAATAAAAAATGCTTTTGCGCTTTTTGATACAGCTCCATTGGCAAGCGCATCCATCGGACAGGTTCACCGTGCGGTTTTACCTTCCGGAAGAATGGTTGTTGTAAAAGTTCAAAGACCGGGTGTAAGGCAAAAATTCATTGATGACTTAAATTCACTGAAAAGCATGGCTGATTTTGCGGTTAACAATTCTAAAGAAGCCAGAAAATTTGCTTTGAACGACGTTATTGAGGAGCTTAGGTTTATCCTGCTTAATGAACTTGATTACAATAAAGAGTTTCAAAATCTTGTAACGATCAGGGAAAATCTTAGGAAATATAGCCATATCGTAATTCCGGAACCTATCAAAGAATATTCATCCGGGAAAGTGCTGACTATGGATTATATTGACGGAAAGAAAATCACATCCGTAAGCAAACTGAAACAGATTGAGACCGACTTCACGCCAATGATTGATGATTTGGTTGAGGCTTATATGCAGCAGATTATCGTCGACGGTTTTGCCCATGCCGATCCGCACCCGGGAAACATCCATCTGACGAAGGATGACCATATCGCACTGATGGATTTGGGAATGGTCGCTAAATTCAGTCCAAAACTTCAGGAAAAAATCATGATGCTTCTCGTAGGAATGAGCAAAAGAGACGGCGACGCAATCACCGACGCACTTCTGGAAATGAGTGAAGTCGACCAAAAAATTGTAAGCCTTGACAATTTCAGGAAGAACATCAACCGCCTCGTGATGGACAGCATCAGCAATAACGCTGAAGATATGGAAACCGGCAGAGTGCTGATACAGATGAACAGGATTGCCGCTGATGAAGGAATTAAATTAGCCGTAGAACTAAACATTCTGGGGAAAATTCTTTTAAACATGGATCAGATTGTAGCAGTTCTGACACCGAAATATGATTTGCAAAAAGCCATAAAAAAATTTATGGAAAAGATGGTCAACAAGAAATTTAAGCAGGAACTTAAACCTGAAAACATCTACGGATTGTTGCTGGATAATAAGAAACTGGCAGAGAATTTACCTGGCAGGTTAAATAAAATCACCGAAAATTTAGCTGCCAATCAATTTGAATTAAAAGTCAATGCTTTGGACGAAGACCGTTTAACAGACGGCTTTCAAAAAGTTGCCAACCGCATTACGTCAGGACTGATCATTGCCGCGATGATTATTGGCGCTGCTCTGCTTATGAGAATTCCATCCAGCTATTCCGTGATGGGTTATGGCATTTTGCCATTTATTTTCTTTATGATAGCCATTGGTCTGGGGCTTTATTTGGTTTACAATATCATGTTTAAAGACGAAAACTATAAAAAGAAATAA
- a CDS encoding M13 family metallopeptidase: MKKITISLLALYGIVMLNSCAVKTPTAEVKVEETQPKAVEENGLNLDYMDTSVRPQDDFFSYVNGNWYKTAEIPSDKASWGSFNKLREDVDNASVEVLNKILTDKFAPGTEGQKMQALYNTFTDWDSRNAAGLNPIKADLAKIDAIKTVADLQKYLITATRTGDNPFYMWRVSPDLKNSVMNAVYLGGPSLGLGKDYYQKVNDANTKTLVEYKNFASQLFAVLGYSNADATAQKVVDFEKVLANYLLTNEQGRDANLRYNPKTTAELGALVKSVNLPNYLTSVGVNTDRVIVTELKYYQNLDSIITSKNLPLLKDYMKFHMLRSNLGNLDQKMDQLNFNFYSKYLQGQKEQRPMEKRGLQMVNGVLGEAFGKLYVEKYFPAEAKVKMEEYISYIRKAFAKRIDGLDWMSPETKVKAQEKLSKFGVKIAYPDTWRDYSKLTMQAPQDGGTYYGNMQNLTAWGYQRSLDKVGKPVDKNEWGMTPQTVNAYYSASNNEIVFPAAILQPPFFNFKADPAVNFGGIGAVIGHEISHGFDDGGSRFDGDGNLKNWWTDADRKNFDAKVGQLAAQYDKYEPVKGSFVNGKFTSGENIGDLGGVAVAYEALQMYLKDKGNPGLISGMNQDQRFFMSWATVWRTKSTDQYLQNQVKTDPHAPGYYRAFAPLLNIDAFHNAFQTKPGDKLYKAPEERIKIW; the protein is encoded by the coding sequence ATGAAAAAGATAACCATTAGTTTACTTGCACTTTATGGCATTGTCATGCTGAATTCGTGTGCTGTAAAAACACCAACCGCCGAAGTGAAAGTAGAAGAAACCCAACCGAAAGCCGTAGAAGAAAACGGCCTCAACCTCGATTATATGGACACATCTGTCCGTCCGCAGGATGATTTCTTCAGTTATGTGAACGGGAACTGGTACAAAACCGCTGAAATTCCGTCTGATAAAGCATCCTGGGGATCCTTCAACAAACTACGCGAGGATGTGGACAATGCTTCGGTTGAAGTTTTAAACAAAATTCTTACAGATAAATTTGCGCCTGGTACTGAAGGTCAGAAGATGCAGGCTTTATATAACACATTTACCGATTGGGACAGTAGAAACGCTGCCGGCCTCAATCCTATTAAAGCAGATCTTGCGAAAATTGACGCCATCAAAACCGTTGCAGATTTGCAGAAATATCTCATTACAGCAACCAGAACCGGTGACAATCCATTTTATATGTGGAGGGTAAGCCCAGACCTGAAAAATTCTGTGATGAATGCTGTTTATCTTGGTGGTCCATCGCTTGGTTTGGGTAAAGATTACTATCAGAAAGTAAATGATGCCAATACCAAGACTTTAGTGGAATATAAAAACTTTGCGTCTCAGTTGTTCGCTGTTTTGGGTTACTCCAACGCAGATGCGACCGCTCAAAAGGTTGTAGATTTCGAGAAAGTTCTGGCTAATTACCTTCTTACAAACGAGCAGGGCAGAGATGCGAATTTAAGATACAATCCAAAAACTACCGCTGAACTTGGTGCTTTGGTGAAAAGTGTAAACCTTCCGAATTATCTGACTTCCGTTGGCGTAAATACGGATCGTGTAATCGTAACTGAACTGAAATATTACCAGAATCTGGACAGCATAATTACTTCTAAAAACCTTCCGCTGCTGAAAGATTACATGAAATTTCACATGCTGAGAAGCAATCTTGGAAATCTCGACCAGAAAATGGATCAGTTGAACTTTAATTTCTATTCAAAATATCTGCAGGGACAAAAAGAGCAGCGACCAATGGAAAAGCGCGGCCTGCAAATGGTAAACGGTGTACTGGGTGAAGCTTTCGGTAAACTGTATGTTGAAAAATATTTCCCGGCTGAAGCGAAAGTGAAGATGGAAGAGTACATCAGCTATATCAGAAAAGCATTCGCTAAAAGAATAGACGGTTTAGACTGGATGTCGCCGGAAACTAAGGTAAAAGCTCAGGAAAAATTGTCAAAATTCGGAGTTAAAATCGCTTATCCGGACACCTGGAGAGACTACTCAAAACTTACAATGCAGGCTCCGCAGGATGGAGGAACCTATTACGGCAACATGCAGAACCTGACAGCATGGGGTTACCAGAGAAGCCTGGATAAAGTGGGCAAACCGGTAGACAAAAATGAATGGGGAATGACGCCCCAAACTGTAAATGCATACTACAGCGCATCTAACAACGAAATCGTGTTCCCGGCAGCAATCCTTCAGCCACCTTTCTTTAATTTCAAAGCAGATCCTGCAGTGAATTTTGGGGGAATTGGTGCGGTAATCGGTCACGAAATTTCTCACGGTTTTGATGACGGCGGTTCAAGATTCGATGGCGACGGAAACCTCAAAAACTGGTGGACTGATGCTGACAGAAAGAATTTCGACGCAAAAGTGGGACAGTTGGCTGCACAGTACGACAAATATGAGCCGGTAAAAGGAAGTTTCGTAAACGGTAAATTTACCAGCGGTGAAAATATCGGAGATTTAGGCGGTGTAGCCGTAGCTTACGAAGCGTTGCAGATGTATCTGAAAGATAAAGGGAATCCGGGATTAATCAGCGGAATGAACCAGGATCAGCGTTTCTTCATGAGCTGGGCAACCGTGTGGAGAACTAAATCTACCGACCAGTATCTTCAGAATCAGGTGAAAACAGATCCCCACGCGCCGGGTTACTACAGAGCGTTTGCACCTTTGTTGAATATCGATGCATTTCACAATGCTTTCCAGACAAAACCTGGTGATAAGCTGTATAAAGCACCGGAAGAACGTATAAAGATTTGGTAA
- a CDS encoding YkvA family protein yields the protein MTEFLKKIKSKVKELKKETFVLAHAVADKRTPVLAKIFAAMTVAYLLSPIDLIPDFIPVLGLLDDIVLVPVLIKTTVSLIPERLLDELRTRIDSDEKLQKKWYYALPVIVIYLLLLFLLYKTFSSK from the coding sequence ATGACTGAGTTCCTGAAAAAAATCAAATCAAAGGTAAAGGAACTTAAGAAAGAGACCTTTGTATTGGCGCACGCTGTAGCCGATAAAAGAACGCCGGTTTTAGCCAAAATTTTCGCAGCAATGACGGTGGCTTATCTTTTGAGTCCGATCGATCTGATTCCGGATTTTATTCCTGTTCTTGGGCTTTTGGATGATATTGTTCTGGTCCCGGTACTCATAAAAACCACGGTTTCTTTAATTCCAGAAAGACTGCTCGATGAGCTAAGGACCAGAATTGATTCGGATGAAAAACTCCAGAAAAAATGGTATTACGCGCTGCCTGTAATCGTGATTTATTTGCTGCTTCTATTCCTGCTTTACAAAACATTTTCATCTAAATAA
- a CDS encoding CinA family nicotinamide mononucleotide deamidase-related protein — MATAALITIGDEILSGITVDTNSSFIASELKKIGIPVKQIFTVSDDIGSIKTAMKRALDIAEIVFTTGGIGPTKDDKTKTAYAEFFQDKLTLDEETFHHLKQLLIKRKREHLLEINKGQAEVLSKAKVIQNDNGTAPCMVIEENGKTAICLPGVPFEVKPLVGEKIIPFLTEKYQLNHIVTRIISVVNFPESLLSETISDWELALPEQISLSYLPIGTRIKLRLTAVGNDKEALENELNDQISKLRPYIEGHVIAWDGNEIQVILKEILSDRNLTISTAESCTGGEIAKLITGVSGCSTTFLGGIIPYDFHKKIEILGVSPRTIEEKTVVSAEVAQEMSLGCQKLFKTDISVSTTGVAGPNTDEFNNQVGEVFYSIRVKDFEQTNRLFLPHLDRKDFMFFVAQRVLQDLVEILVKEND; from the coding sequence GTGGCAACTGCTGCGCTGATTACGATTGGCGACGAAATCCTTTCCGGAATTACGGTGGATACCAACTCCAGTTTTATTGCTTCGGAACTTAAGAAAATAGGGATACCTGTTAAGCAGATTTTTACGGTTTCTGATGACATCGGTTCCATAAAAACCGCGATGAAAAGGGCGCTTGATATTGCTGAGATTGTTTTCACTACAGGAGGAATTGGCCCAACGAAAGACGACAAAACCAAAACCGCATACGCAGAATTTTTCCAGGATAAACTTACTTTGGATGAAGAAACGTTTCACCACCTGAAGCAGCTTCTCATCAAACGGAAACGTGAGCATCTCCTGGAAATTAACAAAGGGCAGGCTGAAGTACTGTCAAAGGCGAAAGTCATTCAAAACGACAATGGTACCGCACCTTGCATGGTGATAGAAGAAAACGGTAAAACCGCCATATGCCTCCCGGGAGTGCCTTTTGAAGTTAAGCCATTGGTTGGTGAAAAAATCATCCCTTTTTTAACTGAGAAATATCAGTTAAACCATATCGTTACAAGGATTATTTCCGTTGTAAACTTTCCGGAAAGCCTCCTTTCTGAAACAATTTCGGATTGGGAACTGGCTTTGCCTGAGCAGATCTCACTTTCTTACCTTCCCATTGGTACACGGATTAAACTGCGTTTAACAGCGGTTGGAAATGATAAGGAGGCTCTTGAAAATGAACTCAATGATCAGATCTCTAAACTAAGACCCTATATCGAGGGTCATGTGATTGCCTGGGATGGCAACGAAATTCAGGTGATTTTAAAAGAGATTCTTTCCGACAGAAACCTAACAATTTCAACGGCAGAAAGCTGTACCGGTGGCGAAATTGCAAAGTTGATTACGGGAGTTTCAGGGTGTTCTACCACGTTTTTAGGCGGAATTATTCCGTACGATTTTCATAAAAAAATAGAAATTCTGGGTGTGTCGCCACGAACCATTGAGGAAAAAACGGTAGTTTCTGCCGAAGTTGCCCAGGAAATGAGTTTGGGCTGCCAAAAACTTTTCAAAACAGATATTTCGGTTTCTACGACCGGAGTCGCCGGGCCTAATACTGATGAGTTTAATAATCAGGTGGGAGAAGTTTTTTATTCCATCCGAGTGAAAGATTTTGAGCAGACCAACCGGCTCTTTTTACCGCATCTGGATCGTAAGGATTTTATGTTTTTTGTGGCGCAGCGCGTGCTGCAGGATTTAGTTGAAATTTTAGTTAAAGAAAATGACTGA
- a CDS encoding lipocalin family protein: MGLKKIFIPAVAGVLGLLIFNSCSVDIPKGATAVQNFEAEKYLGKWYEIARFDYRFEKNLNNVTANYSKNADGSIKVVNRGYDYVKKEWKQSEGEARFVNQPTEARLKVSFFKPIWAGYNVIELVDYKYALVAGNSLKYLWILSREKTVPEDITARFLKNAEDLGYKTENLIWVEHTK, from the coding sequence ATGGGTTTAAAAAAAATATTTATACCGGCTGTGGCTGGCGTTTTGGGGCTTTTAATTTTCAATTCATGTTCTGTGGATATACCCAAAGGGGCAACTGCAGTTCAGAATTTTGAGGCTGAAAAATATTTGGGCAAATGGTATGAGATTGCCCGTTTCGATTACCGTTTCGAGAAAAATCTTAATAACGTTACCGCAAACTATTCCAAAAATGCAGATGGTTCTATCAAGGTCGTAAACCGCGGTTATGATTACGTAAAAAAAGAATGGAAACAGAGCGAGGGTGAAGCCAGGTTTGTAAACCAGCCCACCGAAGCCAGGCTAAAAGTTTCGTTTTTCAAACCAATTTGGGCGGGCTATAATGTTATTGAACTCGTAGACTATAAATATGCCCTGGTGGCGGGAAACAGTTTGAAATACCTTTGGATCCTTTCCCGTGAGAAAACTGTTCCTGAAGACATCACTGCAAGATTCCTGAAAAATGCTGAGGATTTAGGGTACAAGACTGAAAACTTAATTTGGGTGGAACACACCAAATAA